A region from the Wansuia hejianensis genome encodes:
- a CDS encoding polysaccharide deacetylase has product MSSKKPMSRREMKRRKRRNALILKSVLLCVLVVVLIVAIWVLTGGPDKLKKKGSGSTSDSVSTSSGEQGSSSGSSSSSSSSTPSGGVVAGGKEDLMNQASMLATQYDYDGAIELLNSIEGADQDADIITMVADFETKRSNLVATPPEKVTHIFFHSLVVDPERGFSLTDSESWNNATAGFCQWMTTVDEFNAIIQQMYDRGYVLVDLDDMVDKTTDENGTVHVTAKNIMLPQGKIPFVMSLDDLSYYHSYDGRGTATRMIIGEDGKPTCEYVQADGTTVTGSYDCVPLLDDFLEVHPDFSYKGAKGTIALTGYNGILGYRTDYCYRDRVDLGADQEAWLNAHPEFNWDEECAKAKEVAECLKADGWKFASHTWGHIRIGDADMEWLQTDTQKWLDYVAPLIGGSDRIIFAHGQDLAAWNEEYASTEKFQYLKSKGFDIYCNVDSTQYFVQIGDLFLRMGRRNLDGYRLWEAVYGGNDKVSDLIDAASVIDPKRPTDASLYNLG; this is encoded by the coding sequence ATGAGTTCAAAGAAACCAATGAGCCGCAGAGAGATGAAACGGCGAAAAAGACGGAATGCTTTGATTCTGAAATCTGTTCTGTTGTGCGTTCTGGTAGTTGTGCTTATAGTGGCGATCTGGGTGTTGACCGGAGGACCGGATAAGCTTAAGAAGAAAGGATCAGGCAGCACGTCAGATTCAGTCAGCACTTCTTCCGGGGAGCAGGGGAGCAGTTCCGGCAGCAGTTCGTCCAGTTCGTCTTCAACGCCTTCGGGCGGGGTTGTGGCAGGGGGTAAAGAGGACCTGATGAATCAGGCCAGCATGCTGGCAACACAGTATGATTATGACGGGGCGATTGAACTTCTGAACAGCATTGAAGGGGCTGATCAGGATGCGGATATTATCACGATGGTTGCAGATTTTGAGACGAAGAGAAGCAATTTGGTCGCGACTCCGCCTGAGAAAGTGACACATATATTCTTCCACTCTCTGGTGGTGGACCCTGAGAGAGGATTCTCACTGACGGACAGTGAGAGCTGGAATAATGCCACGGCCGGGTTCTGCCAGTGGATGACCACAGTAGATGAATTTAATGCGATTATTCAGCAGATGTATGACAGGGGTTATGTGCTCGTGGATCTGGACGATATGGTGGATAAGACCACCGATGAGAACGGAACGGTTCACGTCACGGCGAAAAACATCATGCTTCCCCAGGGGAAGATACCGTTTGTGATGTCCCTGGATGATCTGAGCTATTATCACAGCTATGACGGGCGGGGGACTGCCACCCGGATGATCATCGGCGAAGATGGCAAGCCAACCTGTGAATATGTCCAGGCAGACGGAACAACAGTGACTGGTTCTTATGACTGCGTTCCTCTTCTGGATGATTTTCTGGAGGTTCATCCGGATTTCTCCTACAAGGGCGCCAAGGGGACCATTGCCTTAACTGGATATAATGGAATACTGGGTTACCGCACGGATTACTGCTATCGGGACAGAGTAGATCTGGGCGCGGATCAGGAAGCCTGGCTGAACGCCCATCCGGAGTTTAACTGGGATGAAGAATGTGCAAAAGCAAAAGAAGTGGCTGAGTGCCTGAAGGCCGACGGCTGGAAGTTCGCAAGCCACACCTGGGGCCACATTCGGATAGGGGATGCAGATATGGAATGGCTGCAGACGGATACTCAGAAGTGGCTGGATTATGTGGCGCCGCTGATCGGCGGAAGTGACAGGATCATCTTTGCTCATGGGCAGGATCTGGCCGCCTGGAATGAGGAATATGCGTCAACAGAAAAGTTCCAGTATCTGAAAAGCAAAGGGTTTGATATTTACTGCAACGTGGATTCCACTCAATATTTTGTGCAGATAGGAGATCTCTTCCTGAGAATGGGCAGAAGGAATCTGGATGGATACCGTCTGTGGGAGGCGGTTTACGGAGGCAACGATAAGGTCAGCGACCTGATCGACGCAGCGTCAGTGATTGATCCGAAGCGCCCGACAGATGCGTCCCTGTATAATCTGGGATAA
- a CDS encoding TrmH family RNA methyltransferase → MITSSSNAQVKQILQLNTKARLRRELGLFTAEGVKLFREAPPELREKVYVASSFENENRALLEGISYEIVDDRVFGRMCDTQTPQGILTVLRMPSYEREDLLRTDHPLLLVLEDLQDPGNVGTILRTAEGAGVTGVILSRKCVDLFHPKTIRSTMGSIFRVPFIYEDQPEDAVNWLKASGIRTFAAHLRGNHFYSEEDYTGGSAFLIGNEAKGLSEELAESCDCLIRIPMEGQVESLNAAVAAAVLMYMAHMQRHS, encoded by the coding sequence ATGATAACGAGCAGCAGTAATGCGCAGGTTAAACAGATTCTTCAATTGAATACAAAAGCCAGGCTTCGCCGTGAGCTGGGATTATTTACGGCAGAAGGAGTGAAGCTATTCCGGGAGGCGCCGCCTGAGCTGAGGGAAAAGGTGTATGTGGCATCTTCGTTTGAAAACGAGAATAGAGCTCTGTTGGAAGGGATATCCTATGAGATAGTGGATGACCGTGTTTTTGGGCGTATGTGTGATACCCAGACTCCGCAGGGAATTCTGACAGTCCTGAGGATGCCTTCTTATGAGAGGGAGGATCTGCTCAGGACAGATCACCCGCTGCTTCTGGTGCTGGAAGACTTGCAGGACCCCGGAAATGTGGGAACGATTCTGCGTACTGCAGAGGGAGCCGGTGTGACAGGTGTGATTCTCAGCAGGAAGTGTGTGGATTTATTCCACCCGAAGACGATCCGTTCGACGATGGGGTCTATCTTCAGAGTGCCTTTTATCTATGAAGATCAGCCGGAAGATGCGGTTAATTGGCTGAAAGCATCGGGTATCCGCACCTTTGCGGCCCATCTGCGCGGGAATCATTTTTACAGCGAGGAAGATTATACCGGCGGCAGCGCTTTTTTAATAGGCAATGAAGCCAAAGGGCTCAGTGAAGAGCTGGCGGAAAGCTGTGACTGCCTGATCCGGATACCGATGGAGGGACAGGTGGAATCTCTGAACGCCGCAGTGGCGGCGGCGGTGCTGATGTACATGGCGCATATGCAGCGGCACTCCTAA
- the pfkA gene encoding 6-phosphofructokinase, which translates to MATTSKVKTIGVLTSGGDAPGMNAAIRAAVRRGLGQGVQMKGILKGYDGLMNEEIIDLSAKDVSDTIERGGTILYTARCAEMRTEEGQKKAVETCRKFGIDGLVVIGGDGSFAGAQKLASLGVNTVGVPGTIDLDIACTEYTIGFDTAVNTAMEAIDKVRDTSTSHERCSIIEVMGRNAGYIALWCGIANGAEDILLPEKYDYDEQKIINNIIENRKRGKKHHIIINAEGIGHSQAMAKRIEAATGIETRATILGHMQRGGSPTCKDRVYASIMGAYAVDLLIAGKNKRIVGYKNGEYVDFDINEALAMQKTIPEYQFEIAKALSYNYVK; encoded by the coding sequence ATGGCGACAACAAGCAAGGTTAAGACAATCGGCGTTCTGACCAGCGGAGGCGACGCTCCGGGGATGAATGCGGCAATCCGTGCGGCGGTCCGCCGGGGACTGGGGCAGGGAGTTCAGATGAAAGGCATCCTGAAGGGCTATGACGGTCTGATGAATGAAGAGATCATCGACCTGAGCGCCAAGGATGTATCGGATACAATCGAACGCGGAGGAACAATTCTCTATACAGCCCGATGTGCGGAGATGCGCACGGAAGAGGGCCAGAAAAAGGCAGTGGAGACCTGCCGTAAATTTGGTATTGATGGCCTTGTGGTCATCGGAGGAGACGGGTCGTTCGCCGGAGCTCAGAAGCTGGCCAGTCTGGGAGTGAATACTGTGGGCGTGCCGGGTACCATAGACTTGGATATCGCCTGTACGGAATATACCATTGGTTTTGATACGGCTGTCAACACAGCGATGGAGGCCATCGACAAGGTGCGGGACACCTCCACCTCTCATGAGCGATGCAGCATCATAGAGGTCATGGGCAGGAACGCCGGCTATATCGCCCTCTGGTGTGGCATCGCCAACGGCGCCGAGGATATTCTGCTTCCGGAGAAATATGACTATGACGAGCAGAAGATCATCAATAACATCATAGAGAACCGGAAAAGAGGCAAAAAGCATCATATCATCATCAACGCGGAGGGAATCGGCCATTCCCAGGCCATGGCCAAGCGGATCGAAGCCGCAACGGGTATCGAGACCCGCGCCACCATCCTCGGTCACATGCAGCGAGGCGGAAGCCCCACCTGCAAAGACAGGGTATATGCGTCGATCATGGGGGCCTACGCGGTAGATCTGCTGATCGCGGGCAAGAATAAGAGGATCGTAGGCTATAAAAACGGAGAATACGTAGATTTCGATATTAATGAAGCCCTGGCAATGCAGAAGACCATTCCAGAATATCAGTTTGAAATAGCAAAGGCATTGTCTTATAATTACGTAAAATAG
- a CDS encoding DNA polymerase III subunit alpha produces the protein MSFTHLHVHTEYSLLDGSNKIKEYVARVKELGMNSAAITDHGVMYGCIDFYRAAKEAGINPVIGCEVYVAPGSRFDREAGSGDDRYYHLVLLAENNRGYANLMKIVSKGFVEGFYYKPRVDLEVLEQYHEGIIALSACLAGEVARSLARNMYEEAKKAALRYERIFGKGNFFLELQDHGIPEQQMVNPQLLRLSQETGIELVATNDVHYTYAEDAGAHDILLCIQTGKKLADENRMRYEGGQYYVKSPEEMAQLFPYALQALENTQKIADRCHVEIEFGVTKLPKYDVPDGYSSWEYLVKLCREGLERCYQPVTDELQERLDYELNTIRTMGYVDYFLIVWDFIKFARDHDIIVGPGRGSAAGSLVSYTLGITLLDPMKYNLLFERFLNPERVSMPDIDVDFCFERRQEVIDYVVRKYGKDRVVQIVTFGTLAARGVIRDVGRVLDMPYAQVDVIAKMVPNELNITIDKALKMNGELKKLYEGDEQIHHLIDMAKRLEGLPRHTSMHAAGVVISQKSVDEYVPLSRASDGTITTQFTMTTLEELGLLKMDFLGLRTLTVIQNAQKLAEKSCGHEIDMMNIDFNDPQVLQMIGTGKCEGVFQLESGGMKSFMKELKPQNLEDIIAGISLYRPGPMDFIPQYIKGKNHPEAVHYDCPQLKPILEPTYGCIVYQEQVMQIVRDLAGYTLGRSDLVRRAMSKKKAAVMEKERQNFVYGSPEEGVPGCISRGIDEKTANKIYDDMIDFAKYAFNKSHAAAYAIVSYQTAWLKYYYPVEFMAALMTSCIENPGKVSEYILNCRQMGIQILPPDINRSEGVFSVEGGSIRYALSAIKGIGKPVMEAIAAERTENGPFDSLRDFCERLSGKEVNKRTLENFIKSGAFDSLGGTRKQFMQVYAQVLDRVSQEKKNSLTGQMSLFELMPEDNRDAFDIQLPNVGEFGKEEKLAFEKEVIGIYISGHPLEEYAEKWKKNISVVTTDFLPDEESGYPKVMDGAKEIIGGMITDKTVKYTKNNKTMAFLTVEDLVGTVEVIVFPKDYERNAELISEDAKVFIEGRVSVEEEKASKLILERIYPFDDTRRELWIQFPDRQAYEQEVAGLYELLRESDGKDSVVLYIRSEKAMKRLTGSRSVDAGPELLDILAEHYGTGNVKLVEKGIEKRGKMH, from the coding sequence ATGAGTTTTACACATCTGCATGTACATACAGAATACAGTCTGTTGGACGGTTCCAACAAAATTAAAGAATATGTTGCCCGGGTGAAAGAACTCGGTATGAACAGTGCAGCCATCACAGACCATGGGGTTATGTATGGTTGCATTGATTTTTATAGGGCGGCGAAGGAGGCGGGGATTAATCCGGTCATCGGCTGTGAGGTATATGTGGCCCCCGGCTCCCGTTTTGACCGGGAGGCCGGAAGCGGGGACGACCGGTATTATCATCTGGTGCTGCTGGCGGAGAATAACCGGGGCTATGCCAATCTCATGAAGATTGTGTCAAAAGGCTTCGTAGAGGGCTTTTATTATAAGCCGAGGGTGGATTTGGAGGTGCTGGAGCAGTACCACGAGGGCATTATCGCCCTGTCCGCCTGTCTGGCCGGCGAAGTGGCCAGGAGCCTGGCGAGGAATATGTATGAGGAGGCGAAGAAGGCGGCCCTCCGGTATGAGCGGATTTTTGGAAAAGGGAATTTCTTTCTGGAGCTGCAGGACCACGGAATTCCGGAGCAGCAGATGGTCAATCCGCAGCTTCTGCGGCTGAGCCAGGAGACAGGCATAGAGCTGGTGGCCACCAACGACGTCCACTATACTTATGCGGAGGACGCAGGCGCCCACGATATCCTGCTGTGTATACAGACCGGCAAGAAGCTTGCGGATGAGAACCGGATGCGCTATGAGGGGGGGCAATACTATGTAAAATCCCCGGAGGAGATGGCGCAGCTGTTCCCCTATGCCCTGCAGGCCCTGGAGAACACCCAGAAGATAGCCGACCGCTGTCATGTGGAGATTGAATTCGGGGTGACTAAGCTGCCCAAGTATGATGTCCCGGATGGGTATTCTTCCTGGGAGTATCTGGTGAAGCTCTGCCGGGAGGGCCTGGAACGGTGTTACCAGCCTGTGACGGATGAACTGCAGGAGCGTCTGGATTATGAGTTGAACACGATCAGAACCATGGGTTATGTGGATTATTTTCTGATTGTATGGGATTTTATAAAATTTGCAAGAGACCATGATATTATCGTAGGCCCCGGCCGGGGAAGCGCCGCGGGCAGCCTGGTTTCATATACTCTGGGGATTACGCTGCTGGACCCCATGAAATACAATCTGCTGTTTGAACGGTTTCTGAATCCGGAGCGGGTATCCATGCCTGATATCGACGTGGATTTCTGCTTTGAAAGGCGGCAGGAGGTTATTGACTATGTGGTGCGCAAGTACGGCAAGGATCGGGTGGTGCAGATCGTCACCTTCGGTACGCTGGCAGCCAGGGGCGTGATCCGGGATGTGGGAAGAGTGTTGGATATGCCCTACGCCCAGGTGGATGTCATTGCCAAAATGGTACCCAATGAGCTGAATATCACGATTGACAAGGCTCTTAAGATGAATGGAGAGCTGAAGAAGCTCTATGAGGGAGATGAGCAGATTCACCATCTGATTGATATGGCAAAGCGCCTGGAGGGCCTGCCAAGGCATACTTCCATGCATGCGGCCGGCGTGGTGATCTCGCAGAAGTCTGTGGATGAATACGTTCCTCTGTCCCGGGCGTCCGATGGGACGATCACCACACAGTTCACGATGACAACTTTGGAGGAGTTGGGGCTTCTGAAGATGGATTTCCTGGGTCTGCGAACCCTGACGGTGATTCAAAATGCCCAGAAGCTGGCTGAGAAAAGCTGCGGTCATGAAATCGACATGATGAATATAGACTTTAACGATCCCCAGGTCCTGCAGATGATCGGTACCGGTAAGTGCGAGGGAGTTTTCCAGCTGGAATCCGGCGGAATGAAAAGTTTTATGAAGGAGCTGAAGCCTCAGAACCTGGAGGATATCATCGCAGGAATTTCCCTGTATCGGCCCGGTCCTATGGATTTCATCCCCCAGTATATCAAGGGAAAGAATCATCCGGAGGCTGTGCACTATGACTGTCCGCAGCTGAAGCCCATTCTGGAGCCAACCTACGGCTGTATCGTCTATCAGGAGCAGGTTATGCAGATTGTGCGGGACCTGGCCGGATATACGCTGGGCCGGAGCGACCTGGTGCGCCGGGCCATGTCCAAGAAGAAAGCCGCAGTCATGGAAAAAGAGCGTCAGAATTTCGTCTACGGCAGCCCGGAGGAGGGAGTGCCCGGATGTATTTCCAGGGGAATAGACGAAAAGACTGCCAATAAAATATATGATGATATGATCGATTTTGCGAAATACGCGTTTAATAAGTCCCACGCGGCAGCCTACGCGATTGTCTCATACCAGACCGCCTGGCTGAAATATTATTATCCTGTGGAATTTATGGCTGCTCTCATGACCTCCTGCATTGAAAATCCAGGCAAGGTTTCTGAATATATATTGAACTGCCGCCAGATGGGGATTCAGATCCTGCCCCCGGATATCAACCGGAGCGAGGGAGTCTTTTCGGTGGAAGGCGGAAGTATCCGCTATGCCCTTTCAGCGATTAAGGGGATCGGCAAGCCTGTGATGGAGGCCATCGCGGCAGAACGGACAGAAAACGGCCCCTTTGACAGCCTGCGGGACTTCTGCGAGCGACTCAGCGGCAAAGAAGTGAACAAGCGCACGCTGGAAAACTTCATCAAATCCGGCGCATTTGACAGCCTGGGAGGCACGAGAAAACAGTTTATGCAGGTATATGCCCAGGTGCTTGACAGGGTCAGCCAGGAGAAGAAGAATTCTCTGACAGGCCAGATGAGCCTTTTTGAACTGATGCCGGAAGACAACCGGGACGCCTTTGACATCCAGCTTCCGAATGTGGGGGAATTTGGAAAAGAAGAAAAACTCGCATTTGAAAAAGAAGTGATCGGAATTTATATCAGCGGTCATCCGCTGGAGGAATATGCTGAAAAGTGGAAAAAGAATATCTCCGTGGTGACCACAGACTTCCTTCCCGATGAGGAATCAGGTTATCCGAAAGTAATGGACGGGGCAAAAGAAATAATTGGCGGCATGATTACGGATAAAACCGTAAAGTATACAAAGAATAATAAGACCATGGCATTTCTTACGGTTGAAGATCTGGTAGGGACTGTGGAAGTCATAGTGTTTCCCAAGGATTATGAGCGGAACGCAGAGCTTATATCCGAGGACGCGAAAGTTTTTATAGAGGGAAGAGTATCGGTTGAAGAGGAAAAGGCCAGCAAGCTGATCCTGGAACGGATCTATCCCTTTGACGATACCCGGCGGGAACTCTGGATACAATTTCCAGACCGGCAGGCATATGAACAGGAGGTTGCCGGCCTGTACGAGCTTCTCAGGGAGTCGGACGGGAAAGACAGCGTCGTCCTGTATATCCGGTCGGAAAAAGCCATGAAGCGCCTGACGGGCAGCAGAAGCGTGGATGCCGGGCCAGAGTTATTGGATATTCTGGCTGAACATTACGGCACTGGAAACGTGAAACTTGTAGAAAAGGGCATTGAAAAACGCGGAAAAATGCATTAG
- a CDS encoding class I SAM-dependent methyltransferase: protein MDSLDYYERYAIPYYEQTIDLDMTGVMQPFIELMPEGAEVLDLGCGSGRDTVTLQEQGYLVTPMDGAKRMCELAEIYTDGDVLHLTFEEMDFDEVFDGIWACASLLHVPSDEMPDIMKKVLAALKPGGILYFSVYEGDRDGMYGGRYYCDYTKSGIRRLMSQFDNAEILDIWTTDDVRQDISDRQWLNVLVKKEEE from the coding sequence GTGGATTCGCTTGACTATTATGAACGGTATGCCATACCGTATTACGAGCAAACCATAGACCTGGATATGACCGGGGTTATGCAGCCGTTTATTGAACTGATGCCGGAGGGTGCGGAGGTTTTGGATCTGGGCTGCGGGTCCGGAAGGGATACTGTCACTCTGCAGGAGCAGGGGTATCTGGTAACGCCTATGGACGGGGCGAAGAGGATGTGCGAGCTGGCGGAGATTTATACCGACGGAGACGTACTGCATCTGACCTTTGAAGAGATGGATTTTGACGAGGTATTTGACGGGATTTGGGCCTGCGCGTCTCTGCTGCATGTGCCCTCGGATGAGATGCCGGATATTATGAAGAAGGTTCTTGCGGCGCTGAAACCGGGCGGAATCCTTTATTTTTCTGTATATGAGGGAGACCGTGACGGCATGTACGGAGGACGGTATTACTGTGATTATACGAAGTCAGGAATCCGGAGGCTTATGTCCCAGTTTGACAACGCTGAGATTCTGGATATCTGGACCACGGACGATGTCCGGCAGGATATTTCAGACAGACAGTGGCTGAATGTGTTAGTGAAGAAGGAAGAAGAATGA
- a CDS encoding CvfB family protein gives MLELGKRQLLRVVKKVEFGVYLAESAEESEKERVLLPGRQVPEGAEEGTEIEVFLYKDSKDRLIATVREPKLHLGEVALLQVLEVGKIGAFLDWGLEKDLLLPFREQTGKVKPGDSVLAALYIDKSQRLCATMKVYHYLKTQSPYVIGDSVEGRIYEISGNFGVFVAVDDRYSALIPKKDAQGSYEVGQKLKLRVAAVREDGKLTVTAKQKAYLQIDEDAEKILEAAAAGGGELPFDDKASPQVIDQELGLSKAAFKRAVGHLLKERKIIQEGGRIKRLL, from the coding sequence ATGTTAGAATTGGGAAAAAGGCAGTTACTGAGGGTAGTGAAAAAGGTGGAATTTGGCGTATATCTGGCTGAATCGGCAGAGGAATCAGAAAAGGAGCGCGTACTTCTGCCAGGCAGGCAGGTTCCGGAGGGAGCAGAGGAAGGCACGGAAATTGAAGTATTTCTGTATAAAGATTCCAAAGACCGCCTGATCGCCACGGTCCGCGAACCGAAACTGCATCTGGGAGAAGTGGCTCTGCTGCAGGTGTTGGAAGTGGGTAAAATCGGAGCGTTCCTGGACTGGGGACTGGAAAAGGATCTGCTGCTGCCCTTCCGCGAGCAGACTGGAAAGGTGAAACCAGGTGACAGTGTGCTGGCTGCCCTTTATATTGACAAGAGCCAGAGGCTTTGCGCCACCATGAAGGTGTATCATTATTTGAAGACCCAATCCCCATATGTGATCGGTGATTCAGTAGAAGGAAGGATCTATGAGATCAGCGGTAATTTCGGCGTATTTGTTGCGGTGGATGACCGGTATTCAGCGTTGATTCCCAAAAAGGACGCCCAGGGGAGCTACGAAGTGGGACAGAAGCTGAAGCTCCGTGTTGCGGCGGTTCGGGAGGACGGCAAACTGACCGTTACCGCAAAGCAAAAAGCCTATTTGCAGATAGATGAAGATGCGGAGAAAATCCTGGAAGCGGCGGCGGCCGGCGGCGGAGAGCTTCCATTTGATGATAAAGCCTCGCCGCAGGTCATCGATCAGGAGTTAGGCTTGTCAAAGGCGGCATTTAAGAGAGCGGTTGGCCATCTTTTAAAAGAACGTAAAATTATCCAGGAAGGCGGCAGAATTAAAAGGCTGCTGTAG
- a CDS encoding acyl-[acyl-carrier-protein] thioesterase, which yields MKYSFSGRIRYSEIDEYGRLTLYSLINYFQDCSNFHAEDVNVGLKWMEEHRLAWILAAWQIHIDAYPAMGAPVETSTWAYGFRSCMGYRNYSMETPGGGMVARANSEWVLMDMDKGGPARVPEELADAYGLEPGLKLKDDFGSRKIRLPEGGKELPSFQIQEYQLDTNHHVNNGQYVRMALSCLPRSFRTRRLRAEYKMQAHLGDWMFPKLSECDGGYLVTLNDKNSNPYFIGELRE from the coding sequence ATGAAGTATTCTTTTTCGGGCAGAATCCGTTATAGTGAGATTGATGAGTATGGCAGGCTGACACTTTACAGTCTGATTAATTATTTTCAGGATTGCAGCAATTTCCATGCTGAGGATGTAAACGTGGGTCTGAAATGGATGGAGGAACACCGTCTGGCATGGATCCTGGCAGCCTGGCAGATTCATATTGATGCTTATCCGGCAATGGGTGCTCCGGTGGAGACAAGCACCTGGGCGTATGGCTTCAGGAGCTGCATGGGATACAGAAATTATTCCATGGAGACACCTGGCGGCGGGATGGTTGCAAGAGCAAACTCTGAATGGGTGCTCATGGATATGGATAAGGGCGGTCCGGCACGGGTTCCGGAAGAGCTGGCAGATGCCTATGGACTCGAACCCGGCCTGAAGCTGAAGGATGATTTTGGTTCCAGAAAGATCAGGCTCCCGGAAGGAGGGAAGGAACTGCCATCCTTCCAGATCCAGGAATACCAACTGGATACGAACCATCATGTGAACAACGGGCAGTATGTACGTATGGCACTTTCCTGCCTTCCGCGAAGCTTCCGCACGAGACGGCTGAGGGCTGAATATAAGATGCAGGCTCATCTGGGGGACTGGATGTTTCCAAAGCTGTCCGAATGTGACGGCGGTTATCTGGTCACGTTAAATGATAAAAACAGCAACCCCTATTTTATTGGGGAATTAAGAGAATAA
- a CDS encoding cation diffusion facilitator family transporter has protein sequence MINFLVKRFVKNYENTEDTEVRTSYGVLSSLVGIVCNVLLFAGKFLIGLLMKSMAVTADAFNNLSDAASSVISFVGVKMASKPADRDHPFGHGRMEYISALIVSFLVIEVGITFFKSSVEKIRNPEDIAFSWVPFLILVLSVGVKLWMSVFNRKLGKRIDSKVMLAAAADSMGDVITTSATIVSIIISGFTGINIDGAAGIAVSLIVVWSGISIARDTLEPLIGQGTDPKLYENIKTLVESYDGIVGTHDLIVHNYGPNRSMASIHAEVPRDVDIEVSHEIIDRVEREVTKKLGIFLVIHMDPVELHDARVLAIKSKVSNILHALDGQLSFHDFRVVFGQEQINLIFDLVVPYSYTEQEEDRLVQQVTALMQEVDSRYQCVITVDRSYLAEEK, from the coding sequence ATGATTAATTTTTTAGTGAAAAGGTTTGTGAAAAATTATGAGAATACAGAAGATACAGAGGTGCGTACTTCCTATGGGGTGTTGTCAAGCCTGGTAGGGATTGTTTGCAATGTGCTGCTGTTCGCGGGGAAATTCCTGATCGGGCTGCTCATGAAATCAATGGCCGTCACCGCGGATGCTTTTAATAATCTCTCTGACGCAGCTTCCTCTGTCATCAGCTTTGTGGGCGTCAAGATGGCCAGTAAGCCGGCGGACAGGGACCATCCCTTCGGGCACGGGAGGATGGAGTATATATCAGCCCTGATCGTATCGTTTCTGGTCATTGAAGTGGGCATCACATTCTTTAAAAGCTCCGTTGAGAAGATCCGGAATCCGGAGGATATTGCATTTAGCTGGGTGCCGTTTCTGATCCTGGTTTTATCGGTTGGAGTGAAGCTGTGGATGTCTGTCTTTAACCGGAAGCTGGGCAAGAGGATCGATTCCAAGGTTATGCTGGCGGCAGCTGCGGACTCTATGGGGGATGTGATCACTACCAGCGCGACGATCGTTTCTATTATTATCTCAGGATTTACGGGGATTAATATAGATGGCGCCGCCGGGATTGCCGTGTCGCTGATTGTTGTCTGGTCAGGCATCAGCATTGCCAGGGATACTCTGGAGCCTCTGATCGGGCAGGGTACAGACCCGAAGCTTTACGAGAATATCAAGACTCTGGTGGAATCCTATGACGGGATTGTGGGCACTCATGACCTGATCGTTCACAATTATGGGCCCAACCGCAGTATGGCTTCGATCCATGCAGAGGTGCCAAGGGATGTGGATATTGAGGTCTCCCATGAGATTATCGACCGCGTAGAACGGGAGGTCACGAAAAAGCTGGGAATTTTTCTGGTGATCCATATGGATCCGGTGGAGCTTCATGATGCCAGGGTACTGGCAATTAAAAGCAAAGTATCGAATATCCTGCATGCTCTGGATGGCCAGCTAAGCTTTCACGATTTCCGGGTGGTGTTCGGACAGGAGCAGATCAACCTGATTTTTGACCTGGTGGTGCCTTATTCCTATACGGAGCAGGAGGAGGACAGACTGGTGCAGCAGGTGACAGCCCTGATGCAGGAAGTGGATTCCCGTTACCAGTGTGTCATTACAGTGGACAGAAGCTATCTGGCGGAGGAGAAATGA